Sequence from the Pseudocalidococcus azoricus BACA0444 genome:
AGCCGGGACACTAATGCGGAGTTCAAATTCACTCAGGCCTGGGGGAACAACTTCAATGGAACCAACTCGAGTGCGATTTTGCATGACCGGATTACCATTGGCATCATAAATTCGTCCAAAAACATCCGCATCCACCACAGTCTTACCGGATTTATTTTCAACTTTGCCAACAATTAAAAAGCAATTAGCCTTCATCATCACCCCACTCGTCACAGCCCCATCCGCCAACTCAGGGGGACAGTCCTGGTAGCCAACATCTAGCAAACGCATTTGGACTACAGCCCAGGCCGGGGGCGGCACGATCAATCCAGGCAGGACAGCACAACAGATTATCAATAGAACCATCCAGAAACGTTGTAGGCTAATGGCGCGCATAGTCTGATATATCCGAGTTGATTGAGGATGAAGCGACTAAAACTTAGCCTAGCCCAAATTTCTAGACATTCGACATTTAACTGTGCAACTATAATTTCTCTGAGCAACCCATCTCATGCTTGTCCTCGACTGGAATATCAAAATGCAAGACATCTTCGCGGATGCCAAGTTTTGTGTACAAGGCGATGGCTGGCTGATCCGCATCTGTAGTGTCGGCCTGGACAAAAATGACGTAGGCTCCACGGTCAGCCGCTATCTGCTTCAGTGCTGTAATCAATGCTGTGGCTATGCCTTGGCGGCGGTGGCCAGGTGCAACACCGAGATCGTAAATGTAGATTTCGCTGCGTTCCTGTTCATACTTTTTCAGCTCATAGGCGGTTAGTCCACCGACAATCTCACCATTTTTCAACGCAACCAGGCCAATAAATGAGTCATCCGCCAATAATCGCTGCAAATAACCCAAACTCGGTCGATTCTGTGTATAAGTGAGCAGGTCATTGAATACCGCACCGAAAAGATCGTTAAGTCCGTTCATTAGAATCAGATCATTCGGCCTAAGGTGGTGAACAGCAACAGACATAAATAACTTCTAAAGTTCAAAACAACGATGCTAACAAGCATTTTATAGATAAAGTAGAAATTTGTTGAAGTGTAAAGCTTTTATCACAACTCATCCGGCCCAGGCCAAGAAATGAAATATCCTGTACCCAGGCCCCAGAAGCAGGTTGATTAAACTAGACCAACTGAATCGAGCGCGGCTGTTTCTCAAACATATGAATCGTGTCCACAAACCGGGCCGTTTTGGATTGGGTGGAGATGACAAGGGACTGAGTCCGGGCCCCACCATTAAAGAAACGAACCCCTTTCATGAGCACACCCGGGGTAATCCCACAGGCCGCGAACAAAACGGTTTCTCCCTTGGCCAGTTCATGGGCATCGTAAATCTTGTCAGGGTCAGTAATCCCGGCTGCTTGCAGTTGCGCTAAATTGCCTTCTTTGGTTTTCCCCGCCCATTCTTTGGTTTTGACAATGGCTGGATCATAGACCAATTGTCCTTGGAAATGCCCCCCCAATGCCCGCATTGCCGCTGCCGAAATCACCCCCTCAGGAGCTGCCCCAATTCCCATCAAGGCATGAATATTCGTCCCGGAAAAGGCACAGGACAAGGCTGCCGACACATCCCCATCGCTGATTAACTGAACCCGGGCCCCCGCCGCGCGAATTTCTTGAATCAATTCATCATGGCGTTCCCGTTTCATCACCACGACGACTAATTCATCAATGGCCCGATCCAGAGATTCCGAGAGAATTTTTAAGTTTTCCGTAGCGGACTTAGAAATATCAACTTTACCTTTGGCTGCCGGGGGAGCCGCTAATTTCTTCATGTAAAAATCGGGGGCGGCAAACAATCCACCTTTCTCCGAAATTGCCAATACCGCCATCGAACCCGGCTGGCCATAGGCACAGAGATTGGTTCCTTCACAGGGGTCAACGGCAATGTCAATTTCTAAAAGTTCTTCCGGGTTACAGAATGCCTCAGCGTTTTCTTGGGTACAAATTCCGACTTCTTCGCCGATGTAGAGCATGGGAGCTTCATCCCGTTCCCCCTCGCCAATCACAATCCGACCCCGCATATGGACTTGATTCATCCGGGCCCGCATTGCATCCACTGCCACCTGGTCGGCCATGTTTTTGTCGCCCTTGCCCATCCATCGCGCTGAAGCAATGGCCGCTTTTTCGACCACTTCAATAATCTCTAAGCCAATGACATTATCCACGCCGTCTCAACCTCCAAAGTTTCTTTGTTATCGCCAGCAAAACCGACAGCAATCAACCATTAAGTCTATCAGGCGGGGGTAACGCCCTAATATTCCGCTGGTGTAAGGAAAGGGAACATTATCAACTGAGTTGTCTAGCCAATCCGGTCAATCTGACTGGGGGATGTATAAATCAGGGGTTTACGGTATGGACTCCCTTAAACGAGCCTGTATCACCCTCTGTGTAAATCTACAGCGGATTGGGTTCATAGAGTCGTGAATCAAAAAAGAGTGGGAAAGGTAGCCAGTTGATGCCAAATCCAGGGTAGAGGGGTAACTGTCCTCTTTGTAACGCTGTTGTCTTCACCCGACTATGCCGCCAAATCCAAAAGTCTAATTTGGCTACCAATGAGGAGGAATTAGCTTTATAGTCATTTCACTTAAGAATGAAACATAGAAATGCTTGAAACCATCACCAGTGGTACTCTTGAATGTCTCACTTTTGGCAGAAATGACTATAGATAACAACGTTTTATTAAGACGGTACTAATTTGTTAACGACTAATTATTTAACGCAAATCATGTTTTGAAAAATCAACGCGCCCTGGAGGACTTGAACCCCCGACATCCGGTTTTGGAGACCGACGTTCTACCAACTGAACTAAGGACGCAGGTTACCTAGGTGAGGGAACGATCAAAGCGGGCTTCAATCCGAGCCGCCTTACCAACCCGATTACGAAGATAGTAAAGTTTTGCCCGCCGGACTTTCCCACGTTGAATAATCTTAACACTCTCAATTCGGGGGGAATGCAATAAAAATACCCGCTCCACACCAACGCCCTGAAAGGTTTTGCGGACAGTAATGGACTTACTAATCCCGCTGTTGCGCATAGCAATCACATCCCCTTCGTAGGGCTGCACCCGTTCTTTTCCCCCTTCTTGGATGATGACTCCAACCCGGACTCGATCTCCAACATTGATGGTGGGTAAATCGGTTTTCAGGTGTTCGGCTTCAATGGAACGAATGATTTCTGTGGCGTGCATGATCGTGTTACAACTCGCGGTCTCTAATCATAACCCATTGGCGGGTCAAAATCTAGAGCCTAAATTTATTGTGCCTGGGACATTCCCTGAGGAAGAATCCGGGCCGCCAGGCCACCGCCAATCAGGCCAAACAAATGCCCTTGCCAAGAAACCCCTGGGACAATGGGTAATACCCCCCAAATTAGACTGCCATAGCCTAATAAGACTAGAACCGAGAAAAAGATGGCCACCCAACTCCGCTCAAAAAAGCCCCGCAGCAGCAGAAATCCTAGGTAGCCAAAGACGACACCGCTGGCCCCGATGGTAATTGTGTTGGGAGCCGCAAAGAGCCAAACCCCCAGGCCACTGACCAAAATCACCATCACACTGACTTCAATAAACAGATCCAGGCCCCGCAAGAGTACCCACCAGCCCAAAACTAGAAATGGCAAGGTATTCGCCAACAGGTGGGCAAAATCAGCATGGAGAAAGGGGGAGAAAATAATCCCAGCCAGGCCGGGGAAACTGCGGGGAGCGATCCCAAACCGGTCAAGACTATCCCGAAAGAATAGCTGATTGACAATTTCAATCGCCCACATCAACCCCACCAGGCCAAACATTAACTGCCCGTGGGTTTTAATTTCCTCCAGAAGGCCCCGTTTCTCTGTGGTCATGGTTTGCGACTAAAGGTTTTTCCGATGGTAGCGAAATTAGCCCCTTGAGTCTAACGCTTGGGAGCCAAAAACATGATCATATTCCGCCCTTCCTGTTTGGGGGCCTGCTGCAATTCTGCCACTGCCTCTAAATCGGCGGCCATCCGTTTCAATAGGGCCTCGGCTAGGTGAGAATGCTGGATTTCCCGCCCCCGGAAGGTCACAGTTGCTTTTACCTTATCCCCGGATTTTAGAAACCGCTCGGCCTGGTTAACTCGGACATTGTAGTCATGCTCCTCAATCTTGTAGCGCATTTTCACTTCCTTGACATCGGAGGTGTGTTGCTTTTTGCGGGCCTCTCGGACTTTCTTTTCCTGTTCGTACTTAAACTTGCCATAGTTAATAATTCGACAGACGGGGGGATCCGCTTTATCACTGACCAAGACGAGATCGAGTTCCTTCTCGCGGGCGATCACCATTGCTTCGGAGGGGGCCATGATCCCCAGTTGGCTGCCATCGGTATCTACTACTCGAATTTTTGGAAACCGAATCCGCTCATTGATATTAGGCTGATCTTGCTGGCTTTTTTTGATAAGTACCACAGGCGTTAAAACTGAATAGGGATAATAGTGATCAAGCTGAGTCTTGCCCTTTACCAAGAAACGACAAAACAGCCTCTGTTCCAGGCTACAACCATTCTAATCAAGAAATAAATGTCCTTCACAACTCTAGAAAAAGTATAATTAACTTAGTCTATGAACCGAGTTGGGGATGAGACGGCCATAGTCAATATTCGTCAGACTCAAGCAAATCTTTCCGGCCAATTATCCTGAGTCAAGTTGGGGACAGGTATCCTGATGGCTAATTCCGGGACTCCCGTTGCCCAGCTTTTGCCCTACTGCCCGTGATGGTTTCAAATCTTTTAGTATTTCGTTTTAAGTAAAATAATGATAAATCCTCTGAAGTTTACCAGGGGCTACCAATCATCGTAAACGCGGCCCAATAGTAGGGGTGATTCAGGGCGCGGTTAGGGACATTGGCCAGGCCTGGGGGAAGTTTAATGGGATTGGGCCGGTTTGCGGAGATCAGTTCACCATCTTTAATCGTCACCTGGCCGCGAATCATGGCTAGCTGGGCCTGGCGGAGAGCTTCGGCTTTAATGGGGGCCTGGCCCAGTTGTTGATAAAACTCTGTCATTAGGCCTAGTGTCCCCTCATCGCTGACATACCAGAGACTAGCCAAGGCGGTTTTAATCCCTGACTGCACTGCCAGCCCCGCAAATCCCAGTTCCGCTTGCTCATCCCCCACCGCCGTCCGACAGGCACTTAGCGTGAGAAGATCTGTAGTCGGTAAATTGAGCCGGAGCCGCCGCATTTGTTCCAAGTTGACGCGCCGATCACTAAAGGCAATAAAGGAATCTTTGACCGAACCCGGATTAAACTCTCCGTGAGTTGCGAGGTGGACAACTGCGAAATCTTCCCGCCGCCGTTCGGCTTCCAATCTGCGCACCGTGAAGTCTTGGTTGAGGAATTTCACCCCCCCGCCCAAATCCTGGGTAATGGTGGCTAATTCAACGGGGACAGCCGGTAACGGGCTTAAATCAGAGAAGGTATCTGCCCCCATGGCGAGAATTTTGTCTTGGCGAATATCTCTATAGGTGGGGTCAATCATCGTCATGCTGGGAACTAACCCGAGAGCATACTCTTCAACCAGGAATCGCTGACCATTGTGTAAGGCTGCCAGGGGAATCGTGCGTAAACCTGTATCTAAGGAGAATAGGAGGGTATCTACCTTTTGAGCTTGTAGATCTGTTTGCAGGGGTTGAATCAGAATTTGATAGAGCTTCTGGGCATTGCTTAGGTAGGCATTAGTGCCAATAAAGCGCGGATCGCGGACTTGATTGCTAAATTGTTGGGCTAATTCACTCAACTGGGCCTGGGTAACTCCGGGGATGACGTGACGAATTGGTTCTTGGCCACCTGTGACTAAGAGTAACTCTACCTGTTGCGGCCGACTCAGGACATAGATTACACCTGGATTTTTACCGGTTTGGTTGGCAATTTTGGCCAGGATGCCTTTCACTTCTTCTAAGGATTGTGGACGTTGACACAGAGAGCGACCAAAGTAATTGCTAAAGGTTTGGCATTGGAGTTCTTCAATCAGAGATACCTCAATAGCAAAATCACGATTAATCAAGGTTAAGGGTGGCGGATTAACCAGGGATAAGGTTGATTGACTATTCTCTTGCCCCTGAAGCACGACACTGGCCTGTTGTTTTTGTTCGGGAGTTAGGGAGGGAGTGGGGCTAGGGGTTGGGCTAGGAATTGGGGTTGGTGTGCCCAGGGTGATTAGCTCAAAGTTCCCGACTGTGGCACTGGCTGGAAATGTTTGCTCAGAAATCGTGTTATTTGTTCCTGTCGTAATCGCTCCCACTGTGCCATTTTCACTACTTCCCCCAACGACAAAGGGAGCCGCACTGTTAATCTGAATCCTGATGTTACCGTTGCCCGTTCCCCCAGCTGCGGAAATGCTGGCGTTAATCCCATCTTGATCAATAAAGGTATCCGTGGCCTGGAAACGGGGGCCAGCCATAATATTGACCGTTCCTCCTTGAGTACTGCCCTGAGCATCAATTGATTCAACTTCAATAGTCTGACCATTGAGCGTGACCGTTCCCCCATCACCCGCATCGGCAAAAGCAGAAATCGTCGCCAGGTTAATATTACCTGTGGCAGTTGCTGAAACTAGGCCCCCATTGCCCGATGGAGTCCCACTTAAACCAAAACTGGTTGTTGCAGAAGCGATTAACTGGGCTGTACTGCCACTGATACTGCCACCACTAGTCAGACGAATTTGCCCTGCGTCACGGGTACCCGCATCAGCATAGAACGTTCCCGCCAAATTAATATCACTTCCAGCTTGCAAGGTTAGCTGAGAACCCACCCCCTGATTAGTTCCCAGGTCAATACCATTGAGGGCGTTAATACTTCCATTTTGGCTAATAACAGTTACCGTTGCTCCCGTCCCATCAGAGCGGGTCAAGATAAAGCCAAGGTTGATGTTACCTGGGGCCTGCATCGTAATTGTCCCTTGTTGGGTTGGGCTGGTGGCACTGATTATTCCAGCTGTCGTATCAATAGTTGCCCCTTGCAAATTAATATTTCCAGCCGCTCCAGCGAAGTTGTTAGTCATTAAGCTTCCGGTTACTAAACTACCGGCTGCCAATAGCCTCAAGTTGCCACCATTCGTGGTGATATTGTTGAAATTGAGGTTCCCGCCTGTTGATTGAAATGTTGTGCTGGAACTTATGGCTATGAGGGGACTATTAAAGGTTTGGTTTCCTGATGTAAAGACATTACCAGCTAAGGTTGTAGAACCCGTGCCCACAATGGATGTCAAGGGAGTTATCTCACCAATAGTGCCATTAATATTGAACTGACTGCCTGTAAAAGAGATTGGAAATGCACCATTAAGATTTCCATTAAAAGTAATTGTTCCAGCGTTAGCTAGTAAATTAGTGGCACTGGTCAGTACAACATTGCCATTGAAAATCTGATTTCCAGAAGTCGTGATATTACCACCGATAAAAATGGTATCTGAGGCGGTGGCGGTGACATTTAGTAGATTAGGAGATAGGAGATTACCAATTGCGCCATTAACGAAAACATCAGCACCTTGTAATGTCACAGCTCCAGATGTATCAATTGCCCCAGTGGAGAGAATGCCACTCGTGAGGGCCTGGATTGAACCGCTGCCAGCATTTAAGGGGCCGGTTGTAATTGCTCCGGTGGTTGTAGTTGTACCCAGGCCAATGGCTCCTCCTTGGCTGGTGAGTCTGCCTGTGGTAATTGATCCATTGGTGGCAATGTTAATTAACTGCCCATTTGTGGAGATGGTGTTTGTCTGAATACTGCCTGAACCCGATGGAACCGCTGCAATATTCTCTAAGGTAATACCACCAGCCAAAATTTGCGCTAAGTCTATAGCACTGGCAAAGGTTCGCAATGTAATGCTTGAATTATCTGTTCCAACAAGATTAAAACCTTGAGTATTAATATTGCCTAAGGTGCCGAAAACAACCGGATCAGAAAAACTTAAATTGCTAGCTAGTGTAATACCACCGCCAGTTCCCAATACAATTAGACGGAAGCCATCAGCTAAAGGCAAAAAGTTACTGGAATTAATGGTCAGCGCACCTTGAGTTCCTACGGTTAAACTGCCTGTTCCACTGACACTACCCGGGCCACCTGTGGCAAGAATGGTATCCCCTAAGACAACGACATCTCCGCTGCCAGTATTGACTGCTCCATTAAACGTAATCGTATTTGCATCTAACTGGAGTGGCGTACTCGGGGTTGCATCACTAACAATGACATTGTTGTTAAAGAGCAGATTATTATCAACGGCAATATTTTGAGTAACTGTTGTCAAACCCGTGGTCGTGAGAGTATCTGGTGTTGCAGAATTACCAACGGCTCCCAGTGTAATGCCTTGATTGCCTGTGAGGATAATATTACCATTGGTATTCAACGCCCCGCTGATTAACGTTCCTGCTGTCAGTAAAGAAATATTTCCATTGGTGCTGCTAATCGCGCCGGTTTGAATCGGGCCAACTTGTAAGTTAGTAGTTGGATCCAGGCCTGGACTTGTGGAGACAATGATTCCCCCTGTTTCTGTAGAGAGAGCATTAACCGTTATTGCTTGCCCCTGTAATGTCAAACTCGCACCACCCAGGCCAGTGATATTAAAACCATTGCTGTTGATACTTGGAGCAAAAAGGCGCAGGGGATTAGCAGATGTTAAATTATCGGTAAGGCTGATTCCCCCTCCGGATGGTGAACTTGGGGCAGAATTGATTGCCAGCGTAGAGAACCCGGTTGAAAAAGGATTTAAGAATGCCTGATTAAGTGATAAAGAATTTTCTGTTAAAAGTGCTAAAGTACCACCAGTAGCCGTCACACTATTAGTACCGCCATTAAACTGAAATGGATTACTGCCATTAGCATCCAGAAGTAAATTATGATTCCCAACATTGAGAGAGCTACTGAAAATAATGTCCCCAGCTTGAGATGAAAGTGAAAGGGGGATTTGCAGCGATGTTGGCGTAGCTGGGTTGAGGACAACAGGGCCAGTGTAGGTTTGATTGCCAATGGTAGTGATATTACCGGTAATAGTTGTTGTGTTAGCCCCCGAAGTAATGCTCAAAAGACTGGGGATAAGTGTCTCACCAATAGCCCCAACAGTGACTTCTAAACCAGTCAGAGTGACAGAGCCTGGCGTATCAATCGTGCCTGTTGTCAGATTACGCCCCGTACTGGCCTGGATTGTCCCAGAGGTGCTGCTCAGGTTGCCGGTGTTAATCTCACCTGTTCCTGAAGTCAAGTTTACTGCTCCGCTAAAGGTATTGATACCGCCCAGAGTAATGGCCCCGCTTTCAGTCGCAATATTGATGCTGCCATCTTGACTGGTTAAGAGTCCGGTATTGACTGCACCGGTTCCATTTGTGATCGCAACATTCCCCCCCCCACTCGTAATCAAACCAATTACAATATCACCGGCAGCATTATTGAGATTAATTGCACCACCGTTACTCACCAGGCCTGGAGTATTAATATCACCGCTAATACTCGTCAGGTTAATGGCTTGTCCACGGGTACTAATCGTCTGGGAGGTACTGATACCCACAGGGGCGGTTAAAGTAACACCGCTGAACCCAAAGTCAGAGGCATTGAGAAGGTTAATCGTTCCATTTTGGCTTTGGGCCCGAAACTCACCTTCACCACTAATGCCTTGGGCTGCGGGTGTAATTGCGCCAATACTGATGTTGTTAACGGCATTTATTTCAACTCTTGCATTGGCAGTGGGGCTGGTCAGGATGCCAGATGTAGTATCAACATCAAAACCAGTCAGGCTAATCATGCCATCATCAAAGGTATTGGTGAGACTACCAGTATTAATATTACCGTTGGTCACAATTTGAATCGTACTGCCATTGGCTGTCAGTGTCCCGCCAGTTGTATTAATCAGCGCAAAAGATAAACTGGTCAACGGGTTGGCAAAATCATTACTGGTGCTAATCGTAATTGGTTGTCCTTGAGTTGTAATGTTACCTGTGACAACGCCATTTGTGCCAAAGCCTTGTAATGTTACAGATGCATTATCTACTGCGTTAATTGCATGACCTTGAGTATTAATGGCAGGCCCAAATAAAATGAGCGGATCATTAACAGTAATATCACTGGTTAGGACTACAGCAGTGGAGTCAGGTGCTCGACTCGCTAAGGCAATAAATTCAAAGCCATCGGCTAGGGGAGCAAGTATCGATTGATTCACCACCAAGGAGTTATTAGACGCAAAGATAATCCCCTTACTTCCACTAACGCTACCCGGCCCGCCATTAAAGATTAAGGCATCTGCACCATTAGCAAACAGTTCTAGGTAGTTGCCTCCAGCCGCTAGAGTATTGCCAAAGGATAAAATGCCGTTTTGAGAGGTTAAAGTTAGTGGATTAGTGGCAGTGGTAGGACTACTAGCATTGATGGTTACGGATCCGGTATAAAGCTGATTGCCAGAAGTTGTAATTGACTCTCTAATTGTTGTTGGGCCAAGGGCAACTAAGCTAATGGGAGCAAGTGAGCCACCCACTTGTCCATTGAGAGTAATACCGTTGGTGGCCTGGAGTGTGAGAGTCCCAGACGTATCTAATGAACCCGTTGCCAACGTCCCAGTGGTTAGTAATGCTAAGGGACTATTGCCACTATTAACTGAACCCAGTGAGATAGGAGATGGGAGTAGGCTAACTGCGGGATTAGTTTGACTACTACTGGTGGAGACGATAATTGATCCATTGGCAGTAGTCAGGCCATTTGCCGTCACCCCCCCAGGCCCCTGAAGAATCAAACTAGCATTGTCAGTTCCTGAAATATTAAATCCTTGAGTATTAATCTGGGGAGCTAAAATACGCAGGGGATCGGTGACTGCAATATCGGAACTTAAGCGGACTTGTGAGGACTGGCTGGCCAGACCAATGAGGTTAAATCCATCGGCAAACGTATTGATTAAACCCTGATTAACAGTGAATAGACCATTTGTGGCCAAAGCAATTGTGCCACCAGGCCCTGTAATACTGTCATCACCCCCATTAAATTGAAAGTTGTTAGCAACTAGGGCAACAAGGTTACTGGTCATTGAGAGTTGATCATTAAAAATCAAAGAGCCAGTGGTAGATTCCAAGGTAAATGGCACAGTAGCATTACTATCAGGCGCAATACTGACAAAACTGTTATAGGTTTGATCACCTCTTGTCTTAATGCTTTGCTGGAGTTGAGTCCAAGCATCAGTTTTTGTCGTTAGAGTCCTCATCGTTAGTTGTTGTGGGCCAGCAATGGAAATTTGATGACTTACATTAGGATCAACTGGCCCACCTGCGGAGTCTCCGGCACTTAAGGAAACATTTAAGCCGGAAAAGCTACTGTTAATGCCGCCCAACAGAGTAATTGCCCCAGAAGCAATCATTGAGAGGGTTGGTTGGTTATTCGCTGTATGGTTGATTTTAGCATCAGCGTTTTGAAGAATATCGCCGCCACTGATATCAATATTGGTATTTAAGGTAACGTTGGTATTGCTGTTTAAAGCAGAATTGATTAACCCAACATCAACGACAGATGTACCAATCGCTCCACCCCCAGATGCAACAATTGTAATCGCCGTGGGATCGAGCAGCCAAGTTCCAGCCGCCCCTAAATTTGCCCCTGCATCAACACTGCCACCCAGAATACTGAGGATATTTTTACTGGAAGTTTCAATAAATCCGCCATCTCCTCCGAGCGTTCCCCCCCGAGCTGTAATTTGGCCATTAAACCTGGTTTGATCCTGTGACCATAAAATGACGCGTCCCCCATCCCCGGTATTAAGCGCATTGGCCGCAATCAGAGAATTTCCATCAACATTGACAAACTGGGCCTGGGGTAAGGTGGCGCTGCCTTGATAGTCACCGCCAATGCGAATTGTGCCACCGCCTAAGGGGCCATTAGCCCTGAGAGTTGCTCCAATTAAATCAATACTGTTACCTACGACTGTAATTGAGCCGCCGACCTGGGTGGAGTTGAGATTCGAGCTCGTATTTAAGTCCCCCGTGATACCTACCAGGCCTGGAGTTGCCCAGATATTCTTACTCCCTAGGCGAATTGAACCATCGGGATTAACAGAGACTTGATTGACATGAGCGGCCCCAGGCCCAGTTAAAAGCTCCGGCAAACTTAAAATGGGTAACTGCCAATCATGGGGTAATGAGTCTCCCGGTTGGGGTGTGCGGACATCAAGACTCAGTAACTGCCCGGCCTGGGAAATCCGCACTAAGCTCTGGCCTGGGACTGCGGCAACCGTAATCTCCCCCCCTGGAGCCGAAAGATTGCCCGTATTCACCACGTTTCCACCCAGCAAAAGCAGGGATTGGCCTGGGTTAACGCTCAAGTTTCCTTCATTGACAATTGACCCGGCCTGGTTTCCGGTAAAGGCAAAGCCAATGGGATTACCACCTAAGTTTTGAAAATTATTTGTTCCATTGAGACTAAACCAGCCCCCCCTAAACTCAACCCCAGTCGCCGTAGTCGCAGCGAAGGTCGCCGGAACATTGAGTTGAGCATTGGCCCCAAAAATAATTCCCGCCGGGTTGATCAAATAGAGATTAGGATTACCCCCTGTGACTTGGAGCAAACCATTGATGACAGAAGGATTACCGCCATTCACCCCCGCTAAAATATTTCGCAACTGAGGATTGGCAAGGAAATTGGCAATTTGTCCATTGTTGAGGCCAAACTCTCGAAAGAGGTGAAATAGGTTCCGCCCATCCCCAGAAAAAGCCCCACCGCTGATGTTGAACTGTTTGCCATTGACTTCAACAATTGTGCCAGTGCCGTTGGGGGCCGGAATAATCTGGACGTTTTGGGCCAAAGCCAAGGGCATCGTGAGGACAGAGCCAAGCAGCCCCAGGCCAATCTGCTGCCA
This genomic interval carries:
- a CDS encoding CHAT domain-containing protein, which produces MVKQWISWQQIGLGLLGSVLTMPLALAQNVQIIPAPNGTGTIVEVNGKQFNISGGAFSGDGRNLFHLFREFGLNNGQIANFLANPQLRNILAGVNGGNPSVINGLLQVTGGNPNLYLINPAGIIFGANAQLNVPATFAATTATGVEFRGGWFSLNGTNNFQNLGGNPIGFAFTGNQAGSIVNEGNLSVNPGQSLLLLGGNVVNTGNLSAPGGEITVAAVPGQSLVRISQAGQLLSLDVRTPQPGDSLPHDWQLPILSLPELLTGPGAAHVNQVSVNPDGSIRLGSKNIWATPGLVGITGDLNTSSNLNSTQVGGSITVVGNSIDLIGATLRANGPLGGGTIRIGGDYQGSATLPQAQFVNVDGNSLIAANALNTGDGGRVILWSQDQTRFNGQITARGGTLGGDGGFIETSSKNILSILGGSVDAGANLGAAGTWLLDPTAITIVASGGGAIGTSVVDVGLINSALNSNTNVTLNTNIDISGGDILQNADAKINHTANNQPTLSMIASGAITLLGGINSSFSGLNVSLSAGDSAGGPVDPNVSHQISIAGPQQLTMRTLTTKTDAWTQLQQSIKTRGDQTYNSFVSIAPDSNATVPFTLESTTGSLIFNDQLSMTSNLVALVANNFQFNGGDDSITGPGGTIALATNGLFTVNQGLINTFADGFNLIGLASQSSQVRLSSDIAVTDPLRILAPQINTQGFNISGTDNASLILQGPGGVTANGLTTANGSIIVSTSSSQTNPAVSLLPSPISLGSVNSGNSPLALLTTGTLATGSLDTSGTLTLQATNGITLNGQVGGSLAPISLVALGPTTIRESITTSGNQLYTGSVTINASSPTTATNPLTLTSQNGILSFGNTLAAGGNYLELFANGADALIFNGGPGSVSGSKGIIFASNNSLVVNQSILAPLADGFEFIALASRAPDSTAVVLTSDITVNDPLILFGPAINTQGHAINAVDNASVTLQGFGTNGVVTGNITTQGQPITISTSNDFANPLTSLSFALINTTGGTLTANGSTIQIVTNGNINTGSLTNTFDDGMISLTGFDVDTTSGILTSPTANARVEINAVNNISIGAITPAAQGISGEGEFRAQSQNGTINLLNASDFGFSGVTLTAPVGISTSQTISTRGQAINLTSISGDINTPGLVSNGGAINLNNAAGDIVIGLITSGGGNVAITNGTGAVNTGLLTSQDGSINIATESGAITLGGINTFSGAVNLTSGTGEINTGNLSSTSGTIQASTGRNLTTGTIDTPGSVTLTGLEVTVGAIGETLIPSLLSITSGANTTTITGNITTIGNQTYTGPVVLNPATPTSLQIPLSLSSQAGDIIFSSSLNVGNHNLLLDANGSNPFQFNGGTNSVTATGGTLALLTENSLSLNQAFLNPFSTGFSTLAINSAPSSPSGGGISLTDNLTSANPLRLFAPSINSNGFNITGLGGASLTLQGQAITVNALSTETGGIIVSTSPGLDPTTNLQVGPIQTGAISSTNGNISLLTAGTLISGALNTNGNIILTGNQGITLGAVGNSATPDTLTTTGLTTVTQNIAVDNNLLFNNNVIVSDATPSTPLQLDANTITFNGAVNTGSGDVVVLGDTILATGGPGSVSGTGSLTVGTQGALTINSSNFLPLADGFRLIVLGTGGGITLASNLSFSDPVVFGTLGNINTQGFNLVGTDNSSITLRTFASAIDLAQILAGGITLENIAAVPSGSGSIQTNTISTNGQLINIATNGSITTGRLTSQGGAIGLGTTTTTGAITTGPLNAGSGSIQALTSGILSTGAIDTSGAVTLQGADVFVNGAIGNLLSPNLLNVTATASDTIFIGGNITTSGNQIFNGNVVLTSATNLLANAGTITFNGNLNGAFPISFTGSQFNINGTIGEITPLTSIVGTGSTTLAGNVFTSGNQTFNSPLIAISSSTTFQSTGGNLNFNNITTNGGNLRLLAAGSLVTGSLMTNNFAGAAGNINLQGATIDTTAGIISATSPTQQGTITMQAPGNINLGFILTRSDGTGATVTVISQNGSINALNGIDLGTNQGVGSQLTLQAGSDINLAGTFYADAGTRDAGQIRLTSGGSISGSTAQLIASATTSFGLSGTPSGNGGLVSATATGNINLATISAFADAGDGGTVTLNGQTIEVESIDAQGSTQGGTVNIMAGPRFQATDTFIDQDGINASISAAGGTGNGNIRIQINSAAPFVVGGSSENGTVGAITTGTNNTISEQTFPASATVGNFELITLGTPTPIPSPTPSPTPSLTPEQKQQASVVLQGQENSQSTLSLVNPPPLTLINRDFAIEVSLIEELQCQTFSNYFGRSLCQRPQSLEEVKGILAKIANQTGKNPGVIYVLSRPQQVELLLVTGGQEPIRHVIPGVTQAQLSELAQQFSNQVRDPRFIGTNAYLSNAQKLYQILIQPLQTDLQAQKVDTLLFSLDTGLRTIPLAALHNGQRFLVEEYALGLVPSMTMIDPTYRDIRQDKILAMGADTFSDLSPLPAVPVELATITQDLGGGVKFLNQDFTVRRLEAERRREDFAVVHLATHGEFNPGSVKDSFIAFSDRRVNLEQMRRLRLNLPTTDLLTLSACRTAVGDEQAELGFAGLAVQSGIKTALASLWYVSDEGTLGLMTEFYQQLGQAPIKAEALRQAQLAMIRGQVTIKDGELISANRPNPIKLPPGLANVPNRALNHPYYWAAFTMIGSPW